One window of Pseudomonadota bacterium genomic DNA carries:
- a CDS encoding DUF4062 domain-containing protein, which translates to MAASSKLRVMISSRCVDPFPAGQKKTDLSAIRKELKKDIEAIELLGKKPFEVWINEETPPKGGTWDSWDVCLQAVKDCDVLIVISNGNAGWADGAGDIGICHAELMTGLSIAPAKVRLIGLDNILTKKTAEGSRNQRFQDYVAQQSLFRGGTVKTVKDLKKRVQEALHEAIVSLTQSGVREASKGKFHSGAALDWTRLDFATRQAEMVRVLRDSMLARSGSEEDGKKVFAQVDGRDILVEPHAIPASLSVGAAREMVGQPFLRDHLLADALAGKRGGPVHVIACNKNATEGQAMKLLGFPDATVVTAPFGVFVADPVQKVQFVFITNCRDEANTRHGVQRFFEWLNQTGEESLMAERAMARARIVRAIAKEAK; encoded by the coding sequence ATGGCGGCATCTTCTAAACTTCGCGTCATGATCTCCAGCCGCTGTGTCGATCCCTTTCCGGCCGGCCAGAAAAAGACGGACTTGTCCGCCATACGCAAAGAGCTCAAAAAGGACATCGAAGCGATAGAGCTGCTGGGCAAGAAGCCTTTCGAAGTCTGGATCAACGAAGAAACACCGCCGAAGGGCGGCACCTGGGATTCCTGGGATGTCTGCCTGCAAGCGGTTAAAGATTGTGATGTCCTGATCGTCATCAGCAACGGCAATGCCGGCTGGGCCGATGGTGCCGGCGATATAGGTATTTGCCATGCGGAGCTGATGACGGGTTTGTCCATCGCACCGGCCAAAGTACGTTTGATCGGGCTCGACAACATTCTGACTAAAAAGACCGCAGAAGGCAGTCGCAACCAACGCTTTCAGGATTACGTGGCACAGCAAAGCCTGTTTCGCGGCGGGACGGTTAAGACAGTAAAAGACCTCAAAAAGCGTGTTCAGGAGGCGCTTCATGAAGCCATCGTCTCATTAACGCAATCGGGCGTCCGCGAAGCATCCAAAGGGAAGTTTCACAGCGGTGCGGCGCTGGATTGGACGCGGCTCGACTTCGCCACTCGTCAGGCCGAGATGGTTCGTGTGCTACGGGATTCAATGCTTGCCCGTAGCGGATCGGAGGAAGATGGTAAGAAAGTGTTTGCTCAAGTCGATGGGCGAGACATTCTTGTCGAGCCTCACGCAATACCGGCTTCTCTTTCTGTAGGTGCAGCTAGGGAGATGGTCGGGCAACCATTCCTTCGTGACCATCTGCTCGCCGATGCGTTGGCCGGCAAGCGGGGTGGCCCGGTGCATGTCATTGCCTGTAACAAGAATGCGACCGAAGGGCAGGCGATGAAACTGCTGGGCTTTCCGGATGCAACAGTTGTCACAGCACCGTTCGGTGTTTTTGTGGCCGACCCTGTGCAGAAAGTGCAGTTCGTATTCATCACCAACTGTCGCGACGAGGCGAACACGCGCCACGGAGTTCAACGCTTTTTCGAATGGCTAAACCAGACGGGTGAAGAATCGCTTATGGCAGAGCGG
- a CDS encoding SAM-dependent DNA methyltransferase produces MDQNQLNWLTNFIWSIADDLLRDVYNRGKYRDVILPMTVLRRLDAVLEPTKQDVLDMKKALDREKVANQDDALRAAAGQAFYNTSPFLLRDLKSRGTEQKLKDDFEAYLDGFSPNVQDILTNFEFRNQIPRLSKGDLLGPLIEKFLDKDINLTPEAVGDLPALDNHSMGTMFEELVRRFNEENNEEAGEHWTPRDAVRLMTNLMFLPIANEVESGTYLLYDCACGTGGMLTVAEETLQQIAKDHGKQVATHLYGQEISAETYAICKADLLLKGEGDAADNIVGGPAHSTLSNDAYRSREFDFMLANPPYGKSWKVDLEKMGGKKELADPRFVISHAGDSEYSLVTRSSDGQMMFLANMLSKMKHDTPLGSRIAEVHNGSSLFTGDAGQGESNIRRWIIENDWLEAIVALPQNMFYNTPLATYVWVLTNRKPDERKGKVQLIDGTEWFEPLRKNMGKKNCELSPANIKQVCDTFIDFAETEQSKIFPNAEFGYWKVKVERPLRLHSQFSRKAIEGLRFASGDEEIRAALYDELGEPLFDKPATIRKQLKELVENWGKEEDDEADEEGEAKSSKKGLTAAKKKKLFKEETWKRDAKLLDIGGRLRAEIGDSLFEDHNVFIKSVKAALKKLDIKLGAADLKAIINAVSWRVEGAPCVIKKIHKAGEGKKGAIFEPDPLRGLYEVELNGEQCVVEYEPDSELRDHEQIPFLEAPASGLPGELPTEATTKQGIESFIRREVLPYIPDAWIVEGDTKIGYEISFTRHFYKPPVLRSLEEISADILALEQETEGLLGEITGSEK; encoded by the coding sequence ATGGATCAAAATCAACTCAACTGGCTTACCAACTTCATCTGGAGTATCGCCGACGACCTCCTGCGAGACGTCTATAACCGAGGCAAGTATCGAGATGTGATATTGCCGATGACGGTCCTGCGTCGACTCGATGCGGTTCTCGAGCCAACCAAACAAGATGTGCTCGATATGAAAAAAGCGCTTGATCGCGAGAAGGTCGCGAATCAAGACGATGCTTTACGAGCAGCTGCCGGCCAGGCTTTCTACAATACTTCGCCATTCCTGCTTCGGGACCTTAAGTCTCGAGGCACCGAACAAAAGCTAAAGGATGATTTTGAGGCATACCTCGATGGTTTCTCCCCGAACGTCCAAGATATTCTGACCAATTTCGAGTTTCGTAATCAGATTCCTCGTTTATCGAAAGGCGATTTGCTCGGGCCGCTCATCGAGAAGTTTCTTGATAAAGACATCAATCTAACGCCTGAGGCGGTCGGCGATTTGCCGGCGCTCGACAATCATTCGATGGGCACGATGTTTGAGGAACTGGTTCGTCGTTTTAACGAGGAGAATAACGAGGAAGCCGGGGAACACTGGACACCCCGAGATGCGGTGCGCCTGATGACAAACCTAATGTTTCTGCCTATTGCCAACGAGGTCGAATCTGGCACCTACCTCCTCTACGACTGCGCCTGCGGCACTGGCGGTATGCTCACCGTTGCTGAGGAAACTTTGCAGCAGATCGCCAAAGACCATGGCAAGCAAGTTGCTACTCATCTATACGGTCAGGAGATTTCTGCCGAGACCTACGCGATCTGCAAGGCAGACCTGCTGCTGAAGGGAGAAGGCGACGCGGCCGATAACATAGTTGGCGGACCGGCGCATTCAACCTTGTCGAACGATGCCTACCGCTCCCGCGAGTTCGATTTCATGCTGGCTAATCCACCGTACGGCAAGAGTTGGAAGGTCGATCTCGAGAAAATGGGTGGCAAAAAGGAGTTGGCTGACCCGCGCTTCGTTATCAGCCATGCGGGCGACTCCGAATACTCTCTTGTCACTCGCTCGAGCGATGGGCAAATGATGTTCCTAGCGAACATGCTGAGCAAAATGAAGCACGACACCCCGCTGGGCAGCCGCATCGCCGAAGTCCATAACGGCTCGTCGCTCTTTACCGGCGATGCCGGGCAGGGCGAGAGCAACATTCGGCGGTGGATCATTGAAAATGACTGGCTGGAAGCCATCGTCGCGCTGCCACAGAATATGTTCTATAACACCCCACTCGCCACTTACGTCTGGGTACTGACCAACCGCAAGCCCGACGAGCGCAAGGGCAAAGTCCAGCTCATCGACGGCACCGAATGGTTCGAGCCCTTGCGCAAGAACATGGGTAAGAAAAACTGCGAGTTATCACCCGCCAATATCAAGCAAGTTTGCGATACTTTTATTGATTTTGCCGAGACTGAGCAATCGAAGATATTTCCGAATGCCGAGTTCGGCTACTGGAAGGTCAAGGTTGAACGCCCGCTGCGCCTGCATAGCCAGTTCAGCCGCAAAGCTATCGAGGGCCTCCGCTTCGCCTCTGGTGATGAGGAGATTCGCGCAGCCCTCTATGATGAGCTGGGCGAGCCGCTGTTCGATAAACCCGCCACCATACGTAAGCAACTGAAAGAGTTGGTCGAGAACTGGGGCAAAGAAGAGGATGATGAAGCCGACGAAGAAGGTGAAGCTAAGTCATCGAAGAAGGGTTTGACCGCCGCTAAGAAAAAGAAATTATTTAAAGAAGAAACGTGGAAGCGTGATGCCAAGCTCCTTGACATTGGTGGTCGACTGCGTGCGGAGATTGGCGATAGCTTGTTCGAGGATCACAACGTCTTTATTAAATCAGTTAAAGCGGCGCTTAAGAAACTCGATATCAAACTCGGCGCGGCCGATCTCAAGGCGATAATCAACGCTGTGAGTTGGCGGGTCGAGGGTGCGCCCTGCGTGATCAAGAAGATCCATAAAGCCGGCGAAGGCAAGAAAGGGGCTATTTTTGAACCGGATCCACTCCGCGGCCTTTACGAGGTGGAGCTTAATGGCGAGCAATGCGTGGTTGAATACGAGCCAGACAGCGAACTGCGCGACCATGAGCAGATTCCCTTTCTCGAAGCACCCGCGTCCGGCCTGCCAGGCGAACTGCCAACGGAAGCCACAACAAAACAAGGCATCGAGTCATTCATTCGGCGCGAGGTGCTGCCCTACATACCAGACGCCTGGATTGTCGAGGGTGATACCAAAATTGGTTACGAGATCAGCTTCACCCGGCACTTCTACAAGCCGCCAGTGTTGCGCAGCCTTGAAGAAATCAGTGCCGACATCCTCGCTCTGGAACAGGAAACCGAAGGGTTGCTCGGCGAGATTACTGGAAGCGAGAAATAG
- a CDS encoding tyrosine-type recombinase/integrase produces MGRKRTPGLVKRQGLWHIDKRIGGRRVCQSTGTDQLEEAELFLARQIDETRQAQVYGVRPARPFELAAAKFVRENQHKRTIRNDIAQLKRLLPWIGSVPLNRIHIGTMQPWIEHRRKEGVATGTINHGLKVVRRILNLAQSEWLDENGLTWLAAAPKIKLLPDTSKRQPYPLNWDEQQQLFSALPAHLAEMALFAVNTGCRDAEICNLRWYWEVKVPTLDTFVFIVPGEFVKNGDDRLVVLNNIAKSVVNARRGKHPTHVFAYKGKPVTRMLNSSWCRVRKNLGLRQVRVHDLKHTFGRRLRAAGVSFEDRQDLLGHRSGRITTHYSAAELSQLIEAANSVCERSGNKPELVVLRRLSIS; encoded by the coding sequence ATGGGACGCAAAAGAACGCCAGGGCTCGTCAAGAGACAAGGGCTTTGGCACATCGACAAACGCATCGGCGGGCGGCGTGTTTGCCAAAGCACTGGAACAGATCAACTTGAAGAAGCAGAGCTGTTCCTCGCGAGGCAAATCGACGAAACCCGGCAAGCGCAAGTCTACGGCGTTCGGCCAGCGAGGCCATTCGAGTTAGCGGCGGCAAAGTTTGTTCGCGAGAACCAGCACAAGCGCACGATTCGAAATGACATCGCTCAGCTGAAACGGCTGTTGCCCTGGATAGGGTCGGTTCCTCTGAATCGAATTCACATCGGGACAATGCAGCCGTGGATCGAACACCGACGTAAAGAGGGAGTAGCCACTGGAACCATTAACCACGGGCTTAAAGTCGTTCGACGAATCCTGAACCTCGCACAAAGTGAGTGGCTGGATGAGAACGGACTGACCTGGCTCGCGGCAGCACCGAAGATCAAACTGTTACCCGATACCAGCAAGCGGCAACCATATCCGCTGAACTGGGACGAACAGCAGCAATTGTTCTCGGCGCTCCCGGCGCATCTTGCAGAAATGGCATTGTTCGCAGTCAATACCGGCTGCCGCGATGCCGAAATCTGCAACCTGCGATGGTACTGGGAGGTAAAGGTGCCAACCCTCGACACGTTTGTGTTTATCGTGCCGGGAGAGTTCGTCAAGAATGGAGACGACAGGCTGGTGGTTCTAAATAACATTGCCAAATCAGTCGTGAATGCACGCCGGGGAAAACATCCGACGCATGTGTTTGCCTACAAGGGCAAACCGGTCACAAGGATGCTGAACAGCTCCTGGTGCCGAGTCAGGAAGAACTTAGGCTTGAGACAGGTAAGAGTGCATGACCTGAAGCACACTTTTGGCCGGAGGCTGCGTGCCGCCGGAGTGAGCTTCGAGGATCGGCAGGACTTACTAGGTCATCGTTCCGGGCGAATAACGACACACTACTCGGCTGCAGAGCTCTCACAGCTCATTGAAGCGGCAAACAGTGTGTGTGAAAGAAGCGGTAACAAGCCCGAATTGGTGGTTTTGCGGCGCCTAAGTATCAGTTAG
- a CDS encoding ergothioneine biosynthesis protein EgtB — MNSPQPQQQPAAETGSLASRYRRIRRQTEKLVEPLAPEDTVVQSMPDVSPSKWHLAHTSWLFEHFVLGPNLPGYKEFHPQFHYLFNSYYYTAGDMHPRPERGLLSRPTLAEILAYRHHVDCHLLELLEKQGDDGELAFLIELGLNHEQQHQELILTDIKHVLSCNPLKPAYREMKLEQCPAPPALSYLQIPSGTVETGAAGTGFCFDNETPRHEELLYGGSLASRLISNAEFREFIDDNGYRTPELWLSDGWAAVQQQQWAHPLYWSTDLETEFTLHGEQALDPNRPVCHISLYEADAFARWAGARLPREAEWESIAAGQDLAGNFYNESIDQPLHPVSVSGPGMQQMFGDAWEWTASAYAPYPGFKPLQGTLGEYNGKFMCNQQVLRGGSCVTPVGHIRASYRNFFYPSSRWQFSGIRLARDENA; from the coding sequence ATGAATTCCCCGCAACCACAGCAGCAACCGGCCGCCGAAACGGGTTCCCTGGCGAGCCGATATCGTCGAATCCGGCGCCAGACCGAGAAGCTGGTCGAGCCTCTGGCGCCCGAGGACACGGTCGTCCAGAGCATGCCCGATGTCAGCCCGTCGAAGTGGCATCTGGCCCATACGAGCTGGCTTTTCGAGCATTTTGTCCTCGGCCCGAACCTGCCCGGCTACAAGGAATTCCATCCGCAGTTTCATTACCTGTTCAATTCCTATTATTACACGGCCGGCGACATGCACCCGCGGCCGGAGCGTGGCCTGCTATCGCGACCGACGCTGGCTGAAATACTCGCTTACCGCCACCATGTGGACTGTCATTTGCTGGAGCTGCTCGAAAAGCAGGGCGACGATGGCGAGTTGGCTTTCCTGATCGAACTGGGGCTCAACCACGAGCAGCAGCATCAGGAACTGATCCTGACCGATATCAAACATGTGCTGTCCTGCAACCCGTTAAAACCGGCGTATCGCGAAATGAAGCTCGAACAATGCCCCGCCCCGCCCGCGCTCAGCTATCTGCAGATTCCCTCGGGTACTGTCGAAACTGGTGCGGCCGGCACCGGCTTTTGTTTCGACAACGAAACGCCGAGGCATGAGGAACTGTTGTATGGCGGCAGCCTGGCCAGCCGCCTGATTAGCAACGCGGAGTTTCGGGAGTTTATCGACGACAACGGCTATCGGACACCCGAGCTTTGGCTGTCGGACGGTTGGGCTGCGGTTCAACAGCAACAATGGGCGCATCCGCTTTATTGGTCCACTGACCTGGAGACCGAATTCACACTGCACGGCGAACAAGCGCTGGACCCGAACCGGCCGGTCTGTCATATCAGTTTGTACGAGGCCGACGCTTTCGCCCGCTGGGCCGGCGCTCGCCTGCCCCGGGAAGCGGAATGGGAAAGCATTGCCGCCGGTCAAGACTTAGCCGGCAATTTTTATAATGAGAGCATCGATCAGCCGTTGCACCCGGTTTCCGTTTCCGGTCCCGGCATGCAACAAATGTTTGGCGATGCCTGGGAGTGGACCGCTTCCGCATACGCCCCCTACCCTGGCTTCAAACCGCTGCAAGGGACGCTCGGTGAATACAATGGCAAGTTCATGTGCAACCAGCAGGTGCTGCGCGGCGGCTCCTGCGTGACGCCGGTGGGGCACATCCGCGCCAGCTATCGCAACTTTTTTTACCCGAGTTCCCGCTGGCAATTCAGCGGCATTCGTCTTGCCCGGGATGAAAATGCATGA
- the egtD gene encoding L-histidine N(alpha)-methyltransferase has translation MSAPAQKHISLVDYHPPSGDITQEVLASLAQPQKRLSPKWFYDEKGSRLFDRITKLPEYYPTRTELGILNTHIGEMADLIGSRAAIVEFGAGSSVKIRILLDNLETPAAFIPVDISGEHLLDAARQLAMDYPDLEILPVCADFTQPFDLPVPVAAVNRNLVFFPGSTIGNFSLGQARQLLKVIAMEAGAGGGLLIGVDLKKDRATLESAYNDEAGVTADFNLNLLVRLNREIGAGFDLRQFKHRAIYNQHKGRIEMHLVSEKNQSVNIAGQTIDFAAGEHILTECSHKYELREFADLAGEAGFDVRKVWTDPERMFSVQYLELA, from the coding sequence ATGAGTGCGCCGGCCCAAAAACACATAAGCTTGGTCGACTACCACCCGCCAAGCGGCGACATTACTCAGGAAGTGCTGGCAAGCCTGGCACAGCCGCAGAAACGCCTGTCGCCGAAGTGGTTTTACGACGAAAAAGGATCGCGATTGTTCGACCGGATCACGAAGCTGCCCGAGTACTACCCGACCCGCACCGAACTTGGTATTTTGAATACTCATATCGGTGAGATGGCTGACTTGATCGGCAGTCGTGCCGCGATTGTGGAATTCGGCGCCGGCTCGAGCGTCAAGATCCGGATATTGCTCGACAACCTCGAAACACCCGCCGCCTTTATTCCGGTCGATATTTCCGGCGAGCATCTGCTGGATGCGGCGCGGCAACTCGCGATGGATTATCCGGACCTGGAAATCCTGCCGGTCTGCGCCGACTTTACTCAGCCGTTCGACCTGCCCGTACCGGTGGCGGCGGTAAATCGCAACCTGGTGTTCTTCCCGGGTTCGACGATCGGCAATTTCAGTCTCGGGCAGGCCAGACAGTTACTCAAGGTCATAGCGATGGAAGCTGGCGCCGGTGGCGGCCTGCTGATTGGTGTGGATCTTAAAAAAGACCGCGCCACACTGGAAAGTGCGTACAACGATGAGGCCGGCGTAACCGCGGATTTCAACCTGAACCTGCTGGTTCGACTGAACCGGGAAATTGGCGCCGGTTTCGACCTCCGCCAGTTCAAGCACCGCGCCATCTACAACCAACACAAGGGCCGGATCGAGATGCACCTGGTCAGCGAAAAAAACCAGTCGGTCAACATTGCCGGTCAAACTATCGACTTTGCGGCTGGCGAGCACATCCTGACCGAATGCTCGCACAAGTATGAGTTACGGGAATTTGCGGATCTGGCCGGCGAGGCGGGTTTCGATGTTCGCAAGGTCTGGACCGACCCGGAGCGGATGTTCAGCGTGCAGTATCTCGAACTTGCTTAG
- a CDS encoding oxidative damage protection protein — MSRMVQCVRLKKEAEGLDSSPWPGDLGKRIFDNVSRQAWQEWRDHQTMLINEYRLVAMRPEARKFLETEMEKFFFGEGSERPKGFVEPDSKSE; from the coding sequence ATGTCACGCATGGTCCAGTGTGTTCGTTTGAAAAAAGAGGCCGAAGGGCTGGATTCGTCACCGTGGCCGGGAGATCTTGGCAAGCGGATTTTTGACAACGTTTCCAGGCAAGCCTGGCAGGAATGGAGGGATCATCAGACCATGCTGATCAACGAATACCGGCTGGTCGCGATGCGGCCTGAAGCGCGCAAGTTTCTGGAAACGGAGATGGAGAAATTCTTTTTTGGCGAGGGTTCGGAGCGGCCGAAGGGATTTGTCGAACCCGATTCGAAATCAGAATAG
- the mutY gene encoding A/G-specific adenine glycosylase codes for MSNSKAADIFASQLLGWYEENGRKDLPWQTDPTPYRVWVSEIMLQQTQVGTVIPYFNDFVQKFASVAMLAEATQDQVLHCWSGLGYYARARNLHAAARLVMQEHGGELPVSLDKLTRLPGIGRSTAGAILALSSGQRCPILDGNVKRVLARYHEIDGWPGKSAVLGELWALAERHLPGRDISLYTQAIMDLGATVCRRRPDCAACPVALGCQARASGRQLACPGRKPAGKKRRCDVIMLIARLADGSVYLERRPPRGIWGGLWSFPEIDRESEAANWCQARLSCRVEHSQALEQIKHSLTHFDMNIRPILLDVVPSGVADAVMDERQNVWYNCDASQPIGMAAPVGKLMARYANCGERH; via the coding sequence ATGAGCAATAGCAAGGCAGCGGATATCTTCGCCAGTCAGCTACTGGGCTGGTATGAAGAAAATGGCCGCAAGGACCTGCCCTGGCAGACCGACCCGACGCCGTATCGGGTCTGGGTATCGGAAATCATGCTTCAGCAAACCCAGGTTGGCACCGTGATTCCCTACTTCAACGATTTTGTGCAAAAGTTTGCCAGTGTCGCGATGCTGGCCGAGGCGACGCAGGACCAGGTATTACATTGCTGGTCCGGTCTGGGCTATTACGCGCGTGCCAGAAACCTGCATGCCGCGGCAAGGCTGGTCATGCAAGAACACGGCGGCGAACTGCCGGTCTCGCTGGATAAGCTAACGCGGCTTCCCGGTATCGGTCGCTCTACCGCGGGTGCGATCCTGGCCCTGTCGTCCGGACAGCGTTGCCCGATTCTCGATGGCAATGTGAAAAGAGTATTGGCGCGCTACCACGAGATCGATGGCTGGCCAGGCAAGTCCGCGGTACTCGGCGAACTTTGGGCGCTGGCAGAACGACATTTGCCGGGTCGGGACATCAGCCTGTATACGCAGGCCATCATGGATCTGGGAGCCACGGTTTGCAGGCGGCGGCCCGATTGTGCTGCCTGCCCGGTGGCGCTCGGTTGCCAGGCGAGAGCGAGCGGGCGCCAGCTCGCCTGTCCCGGGCGAAAGCCGGCCGGCAAAAAAAGGCGATGCGATGTCATCATGTTGATTGCACGCCTGGCGGATGGCTCGGTGTATCTGGAGCGGCGTCCGCCGAGGGGCATCTGGGGCGGCCTGTGGAGCTTCCCGGAGATCGACCGGGAAAGCGAGGCGGCGAACTGGTGCCAGGCCCGGTTGTCCTGCCGGGTAGAACACAGTCAGGCGCTGGAGCAGATCAAACACAGCCTGACCCATTTCGACATGAACATCCGGCCAATATTGCTGGATGTCGTACCGAGCGGGGTTGCCGACGCGGTCATGGATGAGCGGCAAAATGTCTGGTATAACTGCGACGCGTCGCAGCCGATCGGGATGGCTGCGCCGGTCGGCAAATTGATGGCACGATACGCAAACTGCGGGGAGAGACACTGA
- a CDS encoding SRPBCC family protein, protein MRKVFLTWLVFFAFSANAAEIRKLDVWKSGGVFFVDLAGYVDAPISQVYDVLVDYDQLDRLSSYIVDSRILEPAEDGTPLVYTLTRKCVFLFCGKIEKVERLELEPLHHITAIAIPERSNLVRGLSEWRLSEQDNGTLIEFRQELDPDFWVPPVFGPMMIKKVMRQGGRRAILRVEYYARIAAGLSAEEPPPLKRKRKRRSDYEQ, encoded by the coding sequence ATGAGAAAAGTTTTTCTGACATGGCTTGTTTTTTTTGCGTTTTCGGCGAACGCCGCCGAAATTCGCAAGCTTGATGTTTGGAAATCGGGGGGCGTTTTTTTCGTAGACTTGGCAGGCTATGTCGATGCGCCGATAAGCCAGGTCTACGATGTGCTGGTTGACTACGATCAATTAGACCGCCTCTCGAGCTATATAGTGGACAGCCGAATTCTGGAACCGGCCGAAGACGGAACGCCGCTGGTTTATACGCTGACCAGGAAGTGCGTCTTTTTGTTCTGCGGAAAAATTGAAAAGGTCGAGCGGCTTGAACTGGAGCCGCTCCACCATATTACCGCTATCGCCATACCCGAACGCAGTAACCTCGTCCGCGGGCTATCCGAGTGGCGCTTGAGTGAGCAGGATAACGGCACGCTCATCGAATTTCGTCAGGAACTCGACCCGGATTTCTGGGTGCCGCCGGTCTTTGGGCCGATGATGATCAAAAAGGTGATGCGACAAGGCGGTCGGCGAGCGATATTGCGCGTCGAGTATTATGCGCGGATCGCGGCCGGGTTGAGCGCCGAAGAACCCCCGCCGCTCAAGCGCAAGCGCAAACGCCGCTCAGACTATGAGCAATAG